The DNA region ACGCCTCGTCCAGAGACCGGGCCCCCTCCACCGTCGCCACGATGCTCAAGGTGATGGCCGGCAAGGGGCTCGCGGCCCGCGTCGGCGCCGGCCGCGGCGCCATGTGGCGCGCCAAGGTGAGCCGCCGCTCAGCCACGCGCGGGCTGGTGGCCAAGCTGGTCGACGGCGTGTTCGACGGCTCCGCCAGCGGGCTGATGGCCTACCTGGTAGAAACCGGCGGCCTGGACGCCAAGCAGCTCGCCGAGCTGAAGAAAGCAGTCGTCGCACAGACGGCGCCCGACGGGCGGGGTGATTGATGTCGCTAGTGCTTCTCTCCTCCAAGTTCCGCCACGGCGGACCCCACCAAGCGCCGAGCAACCCATGAACCCGCTCTGGACCGCCGTCGGCTGGACGATGCTGCACTTCCTCTGGGTCGGCGCCGCGATCCTGCTAGCGGCCGCCGTCTTGCGGACGGCGCTCCGCCGCGCCCCCGCGCGTGTGCGTTACGCCGCCTCGCTCCTCACGCTCGCCTGGCTAGCAACCGCCCCCGTGCTGTGCGGCACGCTGCTAGTCGAGAAGCCCGCAGACCCATCAAGGCCTGTAGGATGGGTTACCCGCGCCAGCGGCAACCCATCTAGCAGCGCGGAAGAAGCCGCGGTCCCATCCGTCGACGCCCAAGTTAATACCGCAAGCGTCGCGCTGGAGGCCGTTGAGGCGTTTGAACCTTCTCCGCCACGAGATGGGTTGCCGCTGGCGCGGATAACCCACCCTACACGCGCCTTGCAGGTTGCGGCGGAGGCAGCGCCGTACGTCTGGCTGGTCGGCGCGCCGTTGACGCTGCTGTTGCTGGCGACCGGCGTCATCGGCGCCGAGCGGCTCAAGCACGCCGGCGCCGCGATCGACGACCCGGCCACGCTGGCGCTGCTGGCCCGCGCGCGGCGGACGATGCGGGTCGGCCGGCGCGTGGCGCTGCTGGCGTGCGACCGGGTGGCGCAGCCGGTGCTGATCGGCGTGCTGCGGCCCGCCATCTTGCTGCCCCCGGCGCTGCTGGCCGGGCTGTCGACCGACGAGCTGGAGCTGGTGCTGCTGCACGAGCTGGCGCACGTCCGCCGGTGGGACAACCTGGTGAACCTGCTGCAACGCGTTATCGAGGCGCTGCTGTTCTTCCACCCCGCGGTCTGGATCGCCAGCCGGTGGGTACGCAGAGACAGGGAAGAATGCTGCGACGCGCTGGTGGTCGACGCCACCGGCCGGCGCCAGGCGTACGCGGGGCTCTTGGTGCGCGTGGCCCAGAGCGTGCTGGAGGGCCGGCCCGCGCCGGCGCTCGCGACAACGAATGGCCCAACCCCCGCTCGCCCGCCGGGTGCGGCGGATCCTGAACCTGGAGGACGACGCGATGCTCGTTTCACGCAGGCTGTTGCTGGTGGTGTTGCTGGCGGTGGTGGGGACGCTTGGCGTGGCGGTGCATTGGGCGACGGCCGAGGAAACCGCGAAGCCGAAGCGCCCGGGGGGCGCCGAGAAGCCTGCGGCGGAGAAGCCGGAAACCGAGGGCTTGCTTGAAGACCTGTTCGGCGGCGGAGTGGGCGAATCCGCGAGTCCCTTTGGCGGGCATGGGGGCGGGGGTGAGGCCGATCCGTTCGGCGGCGGCGGGATGGAGAGGGACGATACGTTCGGGGGAGGGGGCGAGTTCGGCCGTCGGGGCGGAGCGTTTGGAGGAGAGTACGGCGGCGCGTTTGGAAATGAGTTCGCCGCGGAGCAACCGGCCGAAGGCCCCAACAATCAGGGCTTCCAATTCCCGACCGCCGAAGAGCAGCGCTACGCCGACCGCGCGTTTCATCTGCTGGGGTTGGAAGTCGAGAAGCTGTCGGCGGAGGAATCGGAGCGAGTCAAGAAGCTCGGGCTCAAGGGGGGCGTGCGGATCGCCTCGAACGCGGGACCGAACAACGCAACGCGGGCGCCGTGGGTGCAAAACGGCGACCTGCTGGTCGGCCTGCACGCGTCGCCCATCACAGGGTTGAAGGACCTGTACGAGCTGCTCGGCCGCGACGACTTGCAGGAGTACCAGCCGATGAAGATGTACGTGGTGCGTCGCCCACACACCGAGAGTGACGACCCGTTCGGCGGCGGGTTCGGCGGGGAGGAGCGGCCGCCGTCGAGAGACGAAGTCATCAGCGGGCGGATTTATCCCGACGAGAAGGCCTGGCAAGCGACGCAGCCGGAGCTTGAAGCGGCTCCATTGTGGCCACAAGTCGATCCGACCAAACCGTCACCGGCGCAAGCCGACGCTGCAAGTAGCGGTCTGGCGCCGGGCGCCGTGCTCTACGACGGCAAGACGTTCGACGAGTGGCGGGGCTTGTGGAAGCAGGAGCTGAACCCCGAACGTCGAATCGAGGCGGTCCAGGCGCTGGGAGCGTTCGCGAGTAACGGGTACGCGGAAGAAGCGACGGAAGCAATTCTGGATGTGGCGGGGGAGTACGACTTCGCGAGCACCGCTGGCACGTTCGGAGAACTCAAGCAGGAGATCTTGGCGCAGCTCGACGGTCGACGCGGGCCGAAGGCCGGGCAGGTCGCGTGGAGTCTCACAATGCATCGGTATGGTCGCGATCCAGACCGATATCAAGCCCTTATGGTTCGTCTGATCTACGGCGTTCACGAGAATAATGGCAGGCAAGATGAATTGTTCGAGCTTGCTGAAAGCGAAGACAAGCAGATCGCCGGAGCCGCCTTGGTGCGTCTCGCGGTTCTCTACGGTGACGATCCTAGATTTCCCGACCTGCTAGATCGCAACTTGCAGTCGAGCGATCCGGAGCGGGTGGCCGATGGATTGCGAGCGATTGGGACTACCAAACATTGGCCTCAGGAAGCAGACCGAGCGCTACTGCATCCCAACCTGAAAGTTCAAGCGCTCGCGAGAAGAGTTGCTGGAGGTCTCGACCCAAACCGGTACCGCGAGATCGCAGAACGCGCAACGTCACTCCTGACGGCGGCAGAAGATCAGGCCGATCAGATTGCGCTGTGTCGTGCGTTGGCCGCGCTACGACGGGCGTCGACCAAGGGCGCCCGCGGAGCGACAGAAGCCCTGATTCAATCTCAGGACGAGACTCTTAAGTACGCGGCCCTCGTCGCTACGCTCGTGGTTACGAATCCTGACGTCCACCCCACGGCGTCTAACTATTCACGATCGCCGGTCTTTCAGAGTTTCGCCAAGGAGTTAGGTGTTACTGCCCCGGTTGCAATGGGAAGACTGGGGTCGCCTGAGTGGGAGGCGTTTCTTCAACGGATCAACAATGAGATCGCTGTGGTCCAGAGCGGTCGATAGACGAATCGGTGACCTGGTAGGGGAATAAATCCGTCATGAACTGAAGTTGGTCCGGCGGTAATTTTCGGGATTTCCTGGAGGCTTGCGGGCTCCCGACCTCCGGGCGTTAGCTTCCGGCTCGCTTTGGGGCGAACCTGCTTGGTTTGGCGTCTTGGGTCGATCGCTAGTAATCGACGATTCCCAGGCCCGGAGGGCCGACGGCGTATAGCCAGGGGCGCGAGCCCCTGGAATCGGGACCCGTTCAGTGCAAAGCCCCGGAGGGGCGACGGCGTGCGGGGGCGTCCAACGCGCCGCCGCCCCTCCCGGGGCTCTTGTTGCGTCTGGTGCACGGGACCAGGGGCTTGCGCCCCTGGCGATGCGCCGCCGCCCCTCCGGGGCTCTTGTTGCGCCTGGTGCACGGGACCAGGGGCTTGCGCCCCTGGCTATGCGCCGCCGCCCCTCCCGGGGCTCTTGTTGCGCCTGGTGCACGGACCAGGGGCTTGCGCCCCTGGCTATGCGCCGCCGCCCCTCCGGGGCTCTTGTTGCGTCTGGTGCACGGGACCAGGGGCTTGCGCCCCTGGCGATGCGCCGCCGCCCCTCCGGGGCTCTTGTTGCGCCTGGTGCACGGACCAGGGGCTTGCGCCCCTGGCGATGCGCCGTCGCCCCTCCGGGGCTCTTGTTGCGCCTGGTGCACGGGACCAGGCGCTTGCGCCCCTGGCGATGCGCCGCCGCCCCTCCCGGGGCTCTTGTTGCGTATGATGCGCGGGACCATTGGCTCGCGCCCCTGGCTATCCGCAGTCGGCCTTCCGGGCCTGATCGCCGCCGCGTGACGCTGCTTTCTTTTCCTCATTTCTGGCTCGCAAATAGCCACCCGGTCGCAGACAATCGTCGAGCGGCTTTTGCCCGGCTGGCGTGGGAGGACTGCGCACTGGGTGCGGCCATGGATCGAGGTGACGAGTTTTGTCCATGAGGTGTCCGATCGACCTGCTGGGTGTCCGCTTGGAGGTGGCAAAACCCCTCCCGCAGAGGGGGTCTGAGGCGGTCCAGCCGCGGCGCGGCGGGCCCTGTGGGCTCGTTTTCGCGGGGTTTTGTCGGGACGCCTGGGGTTTTGTCCGAGAATTAGCCCCCCGGACCAGTGGACAATAGGACAAAACGATTGCCTGGCCGCACGTCGCGTTCTGGACGCTTTAAGTTATCGCCAATGACCTACCTTCTGGGCGTCGACGAAGCGGGCTACGGCCCTAACCTGGGGCCGCTGGTGGTGGCGGTTTCGGCGTGGGGGGTAGGCGAGCAGTGGCACGAGCCGGCCGACCTGTACGATACCCTTGCCCGGGTCTTCTCGCGTACGCCGCGGGCCGGGCGGGTCGCGATCGCCGACTCCAAGGCGTTGTACAAACCCCGCGGCGGGCTGCGTCGGCTGGAGCACGCGGTGCTGGCGCTTGCGCCGCGTGTGGCGAGCTGGAACGGGCTGGTCGACACGCTCGGCGCCGACCCGGACGGGCGCCAGGGCTCGCTCCCTTGGCACGAGGGGTTCGATCCGCTGGTCCCTGGGGACGCGTCGCAGGCCGAGATCGATTCGGGCCGTGCCCGGGTCGTGCTGGGCTGCGCCTCGGCGGGGGTCGATCCGCCGACGCTGGCGGCGCGGATCGTCCACCCGCTGGAGTTCAACCAGTTGTGCGACCGCTTCGACTCCAAGGGCGCCACGTTGTCACACGTGTCGCTGGGGCTGCTGCGGGGCGCCGTGGACGGGCTCGCCGGGGCGCCCGTCTACTGCGTGCTCGACAAGCACGGCGCCCGCAACCGCTACGCCGAGGTGATCGAGGCCCATTTCCCGCAGCACACGCTGGCGGTCGACGGGGAAGGCCGGGCCGAGAGCCGGTACCGGCTCTCGGGGCCGAGCGACATTACCCTCGTTTTCCGGGCCAAGGGGGAATCGCACCTGCCGACGGCCCTGGCGTCGATGACCGCCAAGCTGCTGCGGGAGGTGGCGATGGCGGCGTTGAACCAGTACTGGGGGGCGCGGGTCCCGGCCCTGGCGCCAACGGCCGGCTACCCGGGCGACGCGGGGCGTTTCCGGGCCGACATTGCACGGGAATGGGCCCGTTTAGGGCTGGAGGAGGACCTGTTGTGGCGCCGCCGATAAGCGTTTGAACCGCCAAGACGCCAAGAGCGCCAAGAATGACGATAAGTGGACAGGATTGCAGGATTAGCTGGATCAACGGAAGTTAGACGCCTTAGTTGAGGGATTCCAACACTTACGTGTTCATCCTGCCCATCCTGTTATCCTGTCAACTTTCTTTCTTGGCGCTCTTGGCGTCCTTGGCGGTTTATCGTCCTTCGTCCCCCGGCCCGCCGTTGACACCCGCCGGCAATCCGGTATTTTGGGTGATTCTTCGATCATCGTCCTCAGCCCGCTGCCCGTATGCCTACCGTCAACCAACTTGTCCGCAAGCGCCGCCGGCCGAAGCGGAAGTTCAGCAAGAGCCCCGTCCTGAACCAATGCCCGCAAAAGCGTGGCGTTTGCCTGCAGGTGCGGACCATGACGCCCAAGAAGCCGAACTCGGCTTTGCGGAAGATCACCCGCGTCCGCCTGTCGAACGGCAAGGAAGTGACGGTGTACATCCCGGGCGAAGGGCACTCGCTGCAGGAACACAGCATCGTGCTGGTCCGCGGCGGCCGGGTCCGCGACCTGCCGGGCGTGCGGTACCAGGTGGTCCGCGGCGCGCTGGACACCCTGGGGGTCAACGGCCGCAAGCAGAGCCGCAGCCGCTACGGCGCCAAGAAGGGCGGCGGGAAGTAAGTTAGCTTTCAGCCGTCAGCTTTTGACGGATTGAGCGAACTGCCGGAAGTTGCTCGCAAGAGTCGGAAACATCTCACACCAAACACTAGCTGATCGCTGACAGCTGACCGCTGACAGCTCCACCGCCATGGGCCGCATCACTTCTAGCCGCAAGCAACTCAAGCCGGACCCCGTTCACGGGTCGCTGCTGGCCAGCAAGTTCGTCAACTGCTTGATGGTGGACGGCAAGAAGAGCACCGCCCAGCAGGTGTTCTACGACGCGTTGGACATCATCAAAGAGAAGCTGCCGGAGGAGGAGGCCATCGAGGTCTTCACCCAGGCGATCGAGAACGTGAAGCCGGCGATCGAGGTCCGCAGCAAGCGGGTCGGCGGCGCCGCCTACCAGGTGCCGATGCAGGTGAACCGCACGCGTCAGCAGTCGCTGGCCATCCGCTGGGTGCTGCTTGCGATCCGCGACAAGAAGGGCCGCCCCGCCGCCCAGAAGCTGGCCGAAGAGCTGCTCAACGCCTACAAGCGTGAAGGCGTAGCCATGGGCCGCCGCGAGAATATCCACCGCATGGCCGACGCCAACAAGGCCTTCGCGCACTTTGCTTGGTAAGGGGTTGGCCCAGGCGGGTTAACCACTGAGCCACTGAGGACACAGAGACGGACGGAGCGTAGTAACAGGCACTTCGTCGTCCTCTTTTTTCCTCAGTGCTCTCTGTGGCTCTGTGGTGAACTTTTCTTGGCGCCGTTGGCGTCCTTGGCGGTTCCCCCTTCTAAGCCCATAGCACCATGGCCACGCCGCTCAACCGCATCCGCAACCTGGGCGTCATCGCCCACATCGACGCGGGGAAGACGACCGTCACCGAGCGGATGCTGTTCGTCTCCGGCGCCAAGCACCGGGCAGGCGAGGTCGATAAGGGGAACACCGTCACCGACGACGACCCCGAGGAGGCCGAACGCGGCATCACGATCTATTCGGCCTGCGTGCGGTTCCCGTGGCGCGAAGCGCAGATCAACCTGATCGACACGCCGGGGCACGTTGACTTTACGGCCGAGGTAGAGCGTTCGCTCCGCGTGCTCGACGGCGCCGTGGTGGTGTTCAGCGCCCGCGAAGGGGTCGAGGCCCAGAGCGAAACCGTTTGGCGGCAGGCGGACAAGTACCACGTGCCACGGTTGGTGTTCATCAACAAGCTGGACCGCGAGGGCGCCGACTTCGAGGCGGTGTTCAAGGAGGTGCGCGACCGGCTGGGCGCCAACCCCGTAGCGATCCAGATCCCCGTCGGCCTAGGCCCGACGCACGCGCCTCAGCCGTTCCGCGCGGTGATCGACCTGGTGAAGCAGCAGATGGTCACCTTCCCCGGCGGCAAGGAGGGCAAGGACGCCGTCTACGAGGCCGTTCCCGAAGACCTGCTGCCCACGGCGCGGAAGTGGCGGGAGAAGCTGCTCGAGGCGCTGTACGACTACAGCAACGAGCTGATGGAACTCGCGCTTTCCGAGGAGCCCATCCCCGAGGCGTTGCTGCACAAGGTGCTGCGCGAGGCGACCATCAGCCACATGATCCAGCCGGTGCTGTGCGGCTCGGCCCTGCACGGCATGGGGGTTCAGCCGCTGCTGGACGGCGTGGCCGCGTACCTGCCGAGCCCGTTGGACGTGCCGCCGATGGTCGGCTTCGTCCCTGAGTCTGCCGGCAAGCATAAGGGGAAGACGGAGGAGGGGGCGCCCAAGAAGATCGTCCGCAAGCCCGACCCCGACGAGCCGTTTTGCGGGCTGGTGTTCAAGGTGCTGCCGCTGAAAACGGGCGACCTGCACTGGGTGCGGATCTACTCCGGCACGCTGAGGGGCAACAGCCGCGTGCTGAACGCCCGGCAGGACAAGAAGGAGAACGTCGCCCAGCTCTGGCGGATCCACGCCAGCAAGAAGGACGAGCAGATCGACGAGGCGGGCGCGGGCGACATCGTGGCGGTGCTGGGGCTCCGCGACAGCGTCACGGGCGACACCTTGTGCGACACGCGCGATCCGATCCTGTTGGAGTCGATCGAGTTCCCGGAGACCGTCATCTCCGTGGCGGTTGAGCCAGAGAACACCACGGAGAAGAAGAAGCTGGCCGAGGCGCTGGCCATGCTCCGCAAGCAGGACCCCACGTTCCGCGCCGAAGAGAGCGAGGAGACGGGGCAGACGCTCATCAGCGGCATGGGAGAGCTGCACCTGGAGGTGATCCGCCACCGGCTGGAACGCGACTTCAAGCTCAACGTCCGCGTCCACAAGCCGCGCGTCAGCTACCGCGAGACGGTGGCGGGCGTCGCCGAGGTGGAGGGGGACTGCCACCGCAATATCAACGGCGTGCAGCATACCGCCGCGGTGCGGCTGCGGGTCGAGCCCTTCACCCCCACCGGCCCGCTGGCGGCCAAGCTGCCGCCGGTGGTGGTGAGCATCGACTCCGGGCAGAACCTGCCCGACCAGTACCTCAACGTGGTGCTTGAGGAGATCGAGAACGCGGCCAGCGGCGGCGGCACGGTCGGCTTCCCGCTGATGCGGATGAAGGCCACCATCCTCGGCGGCACGGTGCACGAGACCGAGGCGACCGAGATCGCGTTCCGCACCGCGGCGTCGCTGGCGTTCGACAAGGCGCTGCGCACCGCCGGCCCCGTGCTGCTGGAGCCGATCATGAAGGTCGAGATCACTACGCCCGACGACCACATGGGCGACCTGGTGGGCGACCTGCAGCAACGGCGCGCCATCATCCACCAGACCGAGCAACGCGGCGTCGACACCGTGCTGCACGCCGAGGCGCCGCTAGCGAACCTGTTCGGCTACTCCAGCGCGATGCGCTCCCTCAGCCAGGGCCGGGCGAGCTGCGCGATGCAGCCCACCGGCTACGCGCCGGCGCCGGACGAGGTGATGCGGACGTTCATGGGGGAGTGACGAAGGTTCACCACAGAGTCACCGAGGCCACAGAGACGAACGGGGAAAAGCAAGACCGGCGAGCCATCGGCGTCACCGCCGGAGCAGCAGCGCGGTCCACGTTCCCCAGCGTCGACTCTTCCCACAAGGCGTACCGTTGCGAGCGATCCTTGCCGCGCTACCGGTTCTGCACCCACCAATCGCGAAACGACCTCAGACGCGCTAGCGATTCCCGATCTTTGGCCCGTCCGCTCGCCTCTTTACTCGCGATGATGTCGTCGGGGTGACAGATGGGGAACCCTTCCGATTCGACCCGTCTGGACCAGGCGTATTCGAAAGACTCGATACCATCGGGCGCAAAGATCAAATCAAAGTCATACGGGCCGCAGCGGAGTTGGACGAAGTCCTTGCCTCGCACGATTTCTTCGACGCGTTCGTCCGTCAACTCGAAGCCAAGCTCACGGAGCGCGACGACGATGCGACCGCCGTTGTCGGGCGACTTCTCGGGGAACACATCGGTGTCCTGGGTCGTATCGGGAAAACCCAGCAAGATCGCCCCCGATTTACCCAGGAACAAGTAGCGGACCCCGTGTCTTGCGAACGCGTCGCGAACCTCTTCCGCTTGGCGGTACTCAAACGTCGCCATGCTAGGTCTCCTCCGCCGGGCCGTACCCTAGCCAGTCCGGCAGGTTTTCCGCGCACCACTTGCGATACGCGGCGGTCGATTCCCACGAGCGGTACTGCGCATCGTCCATCACCGGCTTGTAGGTCTTGATGAACGCGTACTTGAGCCGCTGCTGGAGCGGCCGCCGCGAGGCTGCCTCGAACTCTGCGTGCCACTCAGCGAGCTGTTCAGGCGTGGGAGAATCAGAATCGGCTTGATTGTGTTTACCCTCCATCACCGCAGTATAGCCCTCGAAAGCCCGCGGGTCTCTCGCTGAACGGGGCAGGGGAGGCCGCAGGCCACAACCGCAAGCGGCCACTACCGCTCTCTCGGTTGCGGTCGCCCCGCAACCCCCACGGCTCGGGCGCCCGTCGCCGGGGTTTTGGTCAGCGTGTCGCCGAGATCGCGCCGCGCCTTCTCTGCGAACCCTTGCAGCCGCTTGACTACATCAGGGTGCTCGGCCGCTACGTCGACGGTTTCGCCCGGGTCTGCCTTGAGGTCGTACAGCGACTGCCCGATCTTTGCCTGTTGGTACTCCGCGGGGCTTCCCCCGGCGCCGCCGGGGCGTCCCCCCATGGTGCGGTAGGCGTGGGGGACGTGCAGCTTCCAGCGGCGGTCGCGGACCGCGTGCAGCTCGCCGCCGTAGTAGCAGTAGAACGCGTCGTGGGGGCTGCGGGCGTCTGGTTCGCCCGAGAGCAGGGGCCAGATGTCGCGGCCGTCGATCACCCGGTCTGCGGGGACCTCGGCGCCGATCAGGCCCGCGACCGTGGGCAGCAGGTCCATGGTGGTCGCTAGTTCGTCACACGTTGACCCCGCCGGGATATGACCCGGCCAGCGGGCGACACACGGGACGCGGTAGCCCCCCTCGAACATGGTCCCTTTCCCCTCACGCAGCGGCGCGGCCGAGCCAGCGTGGTCGCCGTACGACAGCCAAGGGCCGTTGTCGGAGGTGAACAGCACGAGCGTTTCGTCGTCGACGCCGGCCTCGTCGAGCGCGTCGAGCACCTGCCCCACCGACCAATCGACCTCCATCACCACGTCGCCGAACAGCCCCGCGCCGCTCTTGCCCGCGAACTTGTCGGAGACGAACAGCGGCACGTGCACCATCGAGTGGGGCATGTACAGGAAGAAGGGGCGGTCCTTGCTGCGCCGGATAAAATCGACGGCGTGCTCGGTGTACTGGGTGGTTAGCTGCGCCTGGTCTTCGCCGGTGACGGCCGCTTTGACGATCTCGTCTCCGTCGAACAGCGGCAGCTCGGGGTAACCCTGCTTCCGCTGCGCCGCGCCGGCGGGAAGATTGGCGTAGCCGGGGTGCAGCGGCCACATGTCGTTCGAGTAGGGCAGCCCGTACCACTCGTCGAACCCCTGGCGGAGCGGCAGGAACTGGGGGCGGTCTCCCAGGTGCCACTTGCCGAAGATCGCGGTGGCGTAGCCGCGCGACTTGCACAGCTCCGCCAGGGTCACCTCGTCTGGGTTCAGACCCACCCTGGACCGCGGCCCAAGGGCGCCCAGCACGCCGACCCGCTCCGGGTAGCACCCGGTCATCAGGGCGGCTCGCGAGGCGCTGCAGACGGCCGTCGCGGCGTGAAAATCCGTCATGCGGATCCCCTCGGCCGCCATCCGGTCGAGCCGTGGGGTCGGGTAGCCCTTGGCGCCGAAGGGGCCGATATCCGCGTAGCCCATATCGTCGATGAAGATGACGACAATGTTGGGGGGGCGGGGGGCGTCCGCGGCTTGGGCCGCGGGGTTTTGGAGCAGAAACCAGCAGAGCAGCAGCGCAAACCGGCCGCAAAGGGTCGTAGGGGGCATGGCGGTTTGTTGAGGGTCGTCGATGAGGGGGGCTTGGGGGCTCTGTCGGCCCGCTTCCGGGGATTTGAGTCTACTGGAAGCAAGGAGGCGTCTCAAACGCTGGGCGACGCCGTGGCGCGGGCTACGGACTGCCCCCGGAAGTGGATTTGCGGTATTTTTGGCGGTTCATTGGGCGCGCCGACGGGGCGGGGCCCGTCGGCTACTTCTGAGAACTCGATGGCAACCGCCATCGAATGAAGCCAGGATATGAAGACCAACGAACTGCGTGAGAAGTACCTGGCTTTTTTTGAGGGGAAGGGGCACCGCCGCGTCGCCAGCGACGTACTGGTCCCTACCTGGGACCCCAGCGTGCTGTTCACCCCCGCCGGGATGAACCAGTTCAAAGACCACTTCCTGGGAAAGGTGAAGCTAGAGTTCACCCGCGCCACCACTGCGCAAAAGTGCCTGCGCACCGGCGACATCGACAACGTGGGGCGGACCGCCTACCACCACACGTTCTTCGAGATGTTGGGCAACTTCAGCTTCGGCGACTACTTTAAGCGCGAAGCCATCCTGTGGGCGTGGGAGTTCCTCACCGACAAGAACTGGCTGGGGCTCGACCCGGCCCGGCTATCGGTCACCGTCTACCACGACGACGACGAGGCGGCCGACATCTGGGCCGACCAGGTAAAACTGCCGACGTCGCGGATCATCCGCGAGGGGGAGTCCGAAAACTTCTGGCCCGCCAGCGCGCCGAGCCTCGGACCCGACGGGGTGTGCGGCCCCTGCAGCGAGATTTATTACCATCCCCCCGGCGGCGCCCAGAGCGTTGAGATCTGGAACCTGGTCTTCACGCAGTTCAACCGCGTCGGCGACCCGCCGGACAACCTCCGCCCGCTGCCGTCGAAGAACATCGACACAGGGATGGGCCTCGAGCGCACCGCCGCCACGCTGCAGGGCGTGCCCACCAACTACCACATCGACATCTTGATGCCGATCGTCGAGGCGGCCGCCGAGGTGTGTGGCGTCGAGTACGACTACGCGAGCGACACGGGCCGCCGGCTGCGGCGGATCACCGACCACGTGCGGGCCTGCACGTTCGCGGTGCACGAGAACGTGTACCCCGGTCCGAACAAGGAGAAGTACGTCGTCAAGCGGCTGCTGCGACGCGCGGTGCTCGACGGGCACCAGCTCGGCCTGCGCGAGCCGTTCCTGTGCAAGCTGGTCGACAAGGTCGCGGAGATGATGGCGCCCGCTTATCCGGAGCTCAAGGAGACCGTCAAACGCGTCTCGGGCGTGATCGAGAAGGAAGAAGCCAACTTTTTCGGCACGATCGACGCCGGGCTCAACCGTATCGAGCGCGTGTTCGACGACATGCGGCGAGAGAACCGCACCACCGTTGACGGCGGCGCCGCGGCCGAGTTGTATCAGACGTTTGGCGTGCCGCCGGAGCTGTTCGAGGGGCTCGCCGCGGAGCACAACCTGGCGTTCGACTGGCCCGGCTATCAGGCCGCGATGGACGAGCACGGGCTCGCCTCCGGCGGCGAGCAGCACGCCGTGATGGGCGCCAAGGGGCCGATCGACTCGATCAAGACCGCCGTTCACCGCACGGAGTTTGTGGGGTACGACCAGACCGAGTGCGAGGCCACGGTGGTGGGAATCATCGCCGGCGCGCCGCCGCACGACCAGCTCTGCGATCAGATGGACGAGGTGGGGCACGAGCAGGCGGTGCGCGTGATCCTCGACCGCACCCCCTTCTACGGCGAGAGCGGCGGTCAGGTAGGCGACACCGGCCAGATCGAATCGAAAGACTTCCTGTTTGAGGTGATCGATACGCAAAAGGACGGCGAGCTGACCGTTCACTCCGGCCACCTGAAGCGCGGCGTGTTGGTCGGCGGCTCGACGGTGGTCGCCCGCATCGACGCCCCACGCCGCGACGCGATCCGCCGCGCCCACTCGGCGACGCACCTGCTGCACTACGCCCTCCGCAAGCGGCTGGGCGACCACGCGCAGCAGCAGGGATCCAAGGTAGACGCGGACTGGCTGCGGTTCGACTTCAGCCAC from Pirellulimonas nuda includes:
- the alaS gene encoding alanine--tRNA ligase; the protein is MKTNELREKYLAFFEGKGHRRVASDVLVPTWDPSVLFTPAGMNQFKDHFLGKVKLEFTRATTAQKCLRTGDIDNVGRTAYHHTFFEMLGNFSFGDYFKREAILWAWEFLTDKNWLGLDPARLSVTVYHDDDEAADIWADQVKLPTSRIIREGESENFWPASAPSLGPDGVCGPCSEIYYHPPGGAQSVEIWNLVFTQFNRVGDPPDNLRPLPSKNIDTGMGLERTAATLQGVPTNYHIDILMPIVEAAAEVCGVEYDYASDTGRRLRRITDHVRACTFAVHENVYPGPNKEKYVVKRLLRRAVLDGHQLGLREPFLCKLVDKVAEMMAPAYPELKETVKRVSGVIEKEEANFFGTIDAGLNRIERVFDDMRRENRTTVDGGAAAELYQTFGVPPELFEGLAAEHNLAFDWPGYQAAMDEHGLASGGEQHAVMGAKGPIDSIKTAVHRTEFVGYDQTECEATVVGIIAGAPPHDQLCDQMDEVGHEQAVRVILDRTPFYGESGGQVGDTGQIESKDFLFEVIDTQKDGELTVHSGHLKRGVLVGGSTVVARIDAPRRDAIRRAHSATHLLHYALRKRLGDHAQQQGSKVDADWLRFDFSHQSPVSELELASIAKDVAARVSDEAPVAWETLPLVEARKLGAMMLFGEKYPDPVRMVSMGAGPDKVFSRELCGGVHLDNTADVAEFALVSEEGVAAGTRRIVALTGPRAADYLRETEAAAEQAAERLGVPVADLADGVKRLLARQRALKKAITSGGTPAEAAPLAGDPEATLKLLDPAGMRAALAEAARALSIGHAGVVERIDGLHAEVAALEQQLAQRDQAGPLTADALLEHAQVVDGVTVVVVETPGAPANLMRQLIDAVRQKTQPCAVLLAAADGDKVVLVAGVSRDLEKRGVAAGKWIGPVASVVGGGGGGRPDMAQAGGKHPEKLPEALETARRVISEMLG